Proteins from a single region of Corynebacterium pseudogenitalium:
- a CDS encoding ABC transporter permease, with the protein MPYIVKRVGQALIVLLLTYTLAFFLLSALPSDGVMARYADPALGLSQAEIEAIRSEMGVDKPLLTQYVATLTGLFTGSLGYSVRTGTPVGQLIADALPHTLALAATSVGLAIIVALITAFVATLPGAGRIGVLFRSVPSLMVSLPGFWIAIVLLQLVSFELGWINVIAPGPLEGLVLPTLTLSVPMAAPLAQVLIRSIDEVQRSPFVQVARARGASETRIFWSDVLRNALLPALTMAGLLFGELVGGAVVTETVFGRTGLGSMVVTAVSNRDTPVLLGVVLIAAVAYVTINLIIDLLYPVLDVRLRTAGGPFAATPKQYASQSADAIDVRAIETGRE; encoded by the coding sequence ATGCCGTACATCGTAAAGCGGGTAGGCCAAGCACTGATCGTGCTGCTGCTGACCTACACCCTCGCGTTCTTTCTGCTTTCGGCCCTGCCATCCGACGGCGTGATGGCTCGCTACGCCGACCCAGCCCTGGGGCTCAGCCAGGCTGAGATTGAGGCGATCCGTTCGGAGATGGGCGTCGATAAGCCGCTGCTCACGCAGTACGTGGCGACGCTGACGGGGCTGTTCACCGGTAGCCTCGGCTACTCCGTGCGCACTGGCACGCCGGTGGGCCAGCTCATCGCCGACGCCCTGCCGCACACGCTGGCGCTGGCCGCGACCTCGGTCGGGCTCGCGATCATTGTGGCACTCATCACCGCATTCGTAGCGACGCTGCCCGGCGCCGGGCGCATCGGCGTGCTGTTTCGCTCGGTGCCCTCCCTGATGGTGTCGCTGCCAGGATTCTGGATCGCGATTGTGCTGCTGCAGCTGGTGTCCTTTGAGCTCGGCTGGATCAACGTGATTGCGCCGGGCCCGCTCGAGGGGCTCGTGCTGCCGACGCTCACGCTGTCCGTCCCGATGGCGGCCCCGCTCGCACAGGTGCTGATCCGCTCCATCGACGAGGTGCAGCGCAGCCCATTCGTGCAGGTAGCGCGTGCGCGCGGCGCGAGTGAGACCCGCATCTTCTGGTCCGATGTGCTGCGAAATGCGCTGCTGCCGGCGCTGACCATGGCGGGCCTGCTCTTCGGCGAGCTTGTCGGCGGTGCTGTGGTGACGGAAACCGTCTTCGGGCGCACCGGGTTGGGCTCCATGGTGGTCACCGCCGTGTCGAACCGCGACACGCCGGTGCTGCTGGGCGTAGTCCTCATCGCGGCGGTGGCGTACGTGACCATCAACCTCATCATTGACCTGCTCTACCCGGTGCTTGACGTGCGGCTGCGCACCGCCGGCGGGCCGTTTGCCGCAACACCGAAGCAGTACGCCAGCCAGTCCGCCGACGCTATTGACGTGCGGGCAATCGAAACGGGACGGGAGTAG
- a CDS encoding Y-family DNA polymerase → MRVAALWFPDWPVQAAKLEAEDTLEEPIAIAVQHRIKVCSQEARRAGVRRGMRVRNAQAVAPELTVVEDNPERDGRTFSALAGSLDDVAASVEVLRPGLVVADLAAAGKFHGDEDTALEMLLDAAARHGIDVMAGAADEIATAVIATRSSHVVAAGESAQFLAVQPLRVLTAETALGADPETVRTLGQLGIQTLGQLAQLPSSAVMTRFGVAGIHLHRIASAAPDRRVAPELPVEDFAVEMTPEEPIERVDAAAFAARALAATLHQRLKGAGVHCLRLKISAELVDATRVERVWRTREALTEAGTADRVRWQLDGWLTNGGAGPIASLMLEPLELAQPDMVGELWSDGASDEGARRVIERVQSQLGMEAVLQPVAVGGRGVAERIQLVPYGEVPPQGRGAFVGAVPSPLPARLGGGIEHPSSRVQLLDSADQPILLNVEVLLSGQPTTLVWGKRCYDITAWAGPWPVDEEWWGAHPTRLARLQVLGHDQAVGTGQRGWLLVWHRQRWSVEALYH, encoded by the coding sequence ATGAGGGTTGCTGCACTTTGGTTCCCGGACTGGCCCGTACAAGCAGCCAAGCTCGAAGCCGAGGACACGTTGGAAGAACCAATCGCGATCGCGGTGCAGCACCGCATCAAGGTCTGTTCGCAGGAGGCGCGGCGCGCCGGGGTCCGCCGCGGGATGCGGGTGCGGAACGCGCAGGCCGTCGCGCCTGAGCTGACGGTGGTGGAGGACAACCCGGAGCGCGACGGCCGCACGTTCAGCGCACTCGCAGGCTCCCTGGATGACGTGGCCGCCTCCGTGGAGGTGCTGCGCCCTGGCCTGGTGGTTGCGGACCTCGCCGCGGCGGGGAAGTTCCACGGCGATGAAGATACGGCGCTTGAGATGCTTCTCGACGCCGCCGCACGCCACGGCATTGACGTCATGGCAGGGGCGGCGGACGAGATCGCCACCGCGGTGATCGCCACCCGGAGCTCGCACGTGGTTGCAGCGGGGGAGTCGGCGCAGTTCCTTGCAGTACAGCCGCTTCGGGTGCTCACCGCCGAGACAGCACTCGGCGCGGACCCGGAAACGGTCCGTACCCTGGGCCAGCTGGGCATCCAGACGCTGGGGCAGCTCGCGCAACTGCCGTCCTCTGCCGTGATGACTCGCTTCGGGGTCGCAGGCATCCACCTCCACCGGATCGCCAGTGCGGCCCCGGACCGGCGTGTCGCCCCGGAGCTACCCGTGGAGGACTTCGCCGTCGAGATGACACCGGAGGAACCGATTGAGCGCGTCGACGCCGCCGCGTTCGCCGCCCGGGCGCTCGCGGCTACGCTGCACCAGCGCCTCAAGGGGGCCGGGGTGCACTGCCTCCGGCTGAAAATCTCCGCCGAGCTTGTCGATGCCACCCGGGTTGAGCGCGTGTGGCGCACCCGGGAAGCACTGACGGAGGCTGGCACCGCCGACCGGGTGCGCTGGCAGCTCGACGGCTGGCTCACCAACGGGGGCGCAGGGCCGATCGCCTCGCTCATGCTGGAACCACTTGAGCTTGCGCAACCCGACATGGTGGGGGAGCTGTGGTCCGACGGGGCGTCGGACGAGGGGGCGCGGCGCGTGATCGAGCGGGTGCAGTCCCAGCTCGGAATGGAGGCGGTGCTGCAGCCGGTCGCGGTTGGAGGTCGCGGCGTGGCCGAGCGTATTCAGCTGGTGCCCTATGGGGAGGTGCCGCCGCAGGGCCGCGGGGCGTTCGTCGGCGCCGTTCCGTCACCACTTCCAGCCCGGCTCGGCGGTGGGATCGAACACCCGTCATCGCGGGTGCAGCTGCTGGACAGCGCCGACCAGCCGATACTGCTCAACGTCGAAGTCCTGCTCAGCGGCCAGCCGACAACGCTAGTGTGGGGCAAGCGCTGCTATGACATCACCGCGTGGGCAGGGCCTTGGCCCGTTGACGAAGAGTGGTGGGGTGCGCATCCGACCCGGCTTGCGCGCCTCCAGGTGCTGGGCCACGACCAGGCGGTAGGAACAGGGCAGCGCGGGTGGTTGTTGGTGTGGCACCGGCAGCGATGGAGCGTCGAGGCGCTCTATCACTAG
- a CDS encoding alkylhydroperoxidase domain protein produces the protein MSNIIDTLADASPELARLRRRRPEAVENAELTFTALFEPDDEGDVPLAWRYGVAAFVAGLTGLPTASAFYRELLEDLEDQAPGLAEAVDDAVAHGASEGPYWHGDFALFGDAIGEASEQFAAALDFAHLLVVHPKDASAAAIGHLQTSGWSDNGIVTLGQLIAFVTFQLRVVHGVRVLGGVEAGGVDAVGAQRAHGVADPGWEPGPRTLLPEVVAPTKFVEHSLGWRAWVPSLDKSEFTEVHRDALLKPERIDMEYFRLLARDPAVLKARTLTDLDIFYNTDGGLGRAERELAATVVSRLNGCEYCASVHQGRAKQEGGDAEAISRLLAEGVTADLGTPLWNALCDAAVALTHTPIAFSQQHVAALREAGCGELEILDLINSAAFFNWANRLMLSLGAADVPKRYR, from the coding sequence GTGTCTAACATCATCGATACGCTTGCCGACGCCTCTCCGGAACTCGCGCGCCTTCGCAGGCGCCGCCCGGAAGCAGTCGAGAACGCAGAGCTCACGTTTACGGCCCTCTTCGAGCCTGACGACGAGGGCGACGTGCCACTGGCCTGGCGCTATGGTGTCGCCGCGTTCGTGGCTGGGCTGACCGGCCTGCCTACCGCGAGTGCGTTCTACCGGGAGCTGCTCGAGGACCTCGAAGACCAAGCCCCCGGCCTCGCCGAGGCCGTCGACGACGCTGTCGCGCACGGTGCATCCGAGGGGCCGTACTGGCACGGCGACTTCGCCCTGTTTGGTGACGCCATCGGGGAGGCGTCGGAGCAGTTCGCCGCCGCCCTGGACTTCGCGCACCTGCTGGTTGTCCACCCGAAAGATGCGTCCGCCGCAGCGATCGGTCACCTGCAGACCTCCGGGTGGAGCGACAATGGCATCGTGACGTTGGGGCAGCTCATCGCGTTCGTGACGTTCCAGTTGCGCGTCGTGCACGGCGTGCGGGTGCTCGGCGGAGTTGAGGCTGGCGGGGTTGACGCTGTTGGAGCCCAGCGGGCGCACGGCGTGGCTGACCCCGGCTGGGAGCCCGGGCCGCGCACCCTATTGCCTGAGGTCGTGGCGCCGACGAAGTTCGTGGAGCACTCCCTGGGGTGGCGCGCGTGGGTGCCCAGCCTGGACAAGTCCGAGTTCACCGAGGTGCACCGCGACGCGCTGCTCAAGCCCGAGCGAATCGACATGGAGTATTTCCGGCTGCTCGCGCGCGACCCTGCGGTGCTCAAGGCACGCACCCTGACTGACCTGGACATTTTCTACAACACCGACGGCGGGCTGGGGCGCGCCGAGCGCGAACTTGCCGCGACCGTGGTCTCCCGACTCAACGGGTGCGAGTATTGTGCCTCCGTGCACCAGGGGCGCGCGAAGCAGGAAGGCGGCGACGCCGAGGCGATCTCCCGGCTCCTTGCCGAAGGCGTGACCGCGGACCTGGGCACCCCGCTGTGGAACGCGCTGTGCGACGCCGCCGTGGCGCTCACGCACACCCCGATCGCGTTCTCGCAACAGCACGTCGCAGCGCTGCGCGAGGCTGGCTGCGGCGAGCTCGAGATCCTCGACCTGATCAACTCGGCGGCGTTCTTCAACTGGGCCAACCGCCTCATGCTCAGCCTGGGTGCGGCTGATGTGCCGAAGCGCTACCGCTAG
- a CDS encoding ABC transporter permease → MRTTNWKQPGTVLALLVLLLACAWALLPGIFATHDPYKGVDVALAAPSAEHFFGTDAVGRDVYSRVVYGARQSLLGAIIAVAVGLVFGTLIGLVAGALRGRVDTILMRIVDVLLAIPGILLSLSIIIVLGFGSLQAAFAVGMTTVATFARLARSQVMQVAGTDYVEAAYGSGATKSQVLVRHILPNSLTPVIALAALQFGTAILQLSILGFLGYGAPPPIPEWGLIIAEGRDFMATAWWIIVLPGVAIIATVMSANHLSQLIRTEA, encoded by the coding sequence ATGCGAACGACGAATTGGAAACAGCCGGGAACGGTTCTCGCACTGCTCGTGCTGCTGCTTGCGTGCGCGTGGGCCCTGCTGCCGGGCATATTTGCCACGCACGACCCATACAAGGGCGTCGACGTAGCCCTTGCAGCGCCGAGCGCGGAGCACTTCTTCGGCACCGACGCCGTGGGGCGCGACGTGTACTCGCGCGTGGTTTACGGCGCGCGCCAGTCGCTGCTCGGCGCGATAATCGCGGTGGCGGTCGGGCTGGTGTTCGGCACGCTGATTGGCCTGGTGGCGGGCGCGCTGCGTGGGCGGGTCGACACCATCCTGATGCGGATCGTGGACGTCCTGCTCGCTATCCCAGGCATCCTGCTGTCTCTGTCCATCATCATCGTGCTGGGCTTCGGCTCACTGCAGGCGGCCTTCGCTGTCGGCATGACCACTGTGGCGACGTTCGCCCGCCTTGCCCGTTCACAGGTGATGCAGGTTGCAGGCACCGACTACGTTGAGGCCGCCTACGGTTCTGGAGCGACGAAGTCCCAGGTGCTGGTGCGCCACATCCTGCCGAACTCGCTCACCCCGGTCATTGCGTTGGCGGCCCTGCAGTTCGGCACGGCGATCCTGCAGCTGTCCATCCTCGGGTTCCTCGGCTACGGCGCCCCGCCGCCGATTCCGGAGTGGGGCCTCATCATCGCCGAAGGCCGCGACTTCATGGCCACCGCCTGGTGGATCATCGTCCTGCCCGGCGTGGCGATCATCGCCACCGTCATGAGCGCGAACCACCTGTCCCAACTCATCCGTACGGAGGCCTAA
- a CDS encoding sucrase ferredoxin produces MTTAHARTLCSDTDSEPLPGTAKPGSTYVLFEWPHKWSHDVLDGDTFGDELTEKLKAHMQRYNATLLLIRHPTREGRQIEDHHVYLVFADQAATEVLHVDGPEAILDLDLSGPGQNSAKSRTKPLVLVCTHAKRDMCCAIKGRPIVNELVEKYPFGHGNDVVWETSHIKGHRFAATMLLMPWAYSFGRMNLEATEAMLEAAMRGEYFVPGNRGRGTFSPVGQVAEVDVATQLATRGDKVRYGQLEVTAERIDGPSAHVTVTDTATDTAYEVMLEQRDVDAVMASCGKDPKPGKSWVVASRS; encoded by the coding sequence ATGACTACAGCCCATGCACGCACACTCTGCTCCGATACGGACAGTGAGCCGCTGCCGGGTACCGCGAAACCCGGCTCGACCTACGTTTTGTTTGAGTGGCCACACAAGTGGAGCCACGACGTACTCGACGGCGACACCTTCGGGGACGAACTGACCGAAAAGTTGAAAGCGCACATGCAGCGCTACAACGCCACCTTGCTGCTTATCCGCCACCCAACGAGGGAAGGCCGCCAGATTGAAGACCACCACGTCTACCTGGTCTTCGCCGACCAGGCAGCAACCGAGGTGCTGCATGTCGATGGGCCTGAGGCGATCCTGGATCTCGACCTGTCAGGCCCAGGGCAAAACAGCGCCAAGTCGCGTACGAAGCCACTCGTCCTGGTCTGTACCCACGCGAAGCGCGACATGTGCTGCGCCATCAAGGGCCGCCCCATCGTCAACGAGCTCGTAGAGAAGTACCCGTTTGGGCATGGCAACGACGTGGTGTGGGAAACCTCGCACATCAAGGGGCACCGTTTCGCCGCCACGATGCTGCTCATGCCGTGGGCGTACAGTTTTGGCCGGATGAACCTCGAGGCTACTGAGGCCATGCTTGAAGCTGCGATGCGCGGCGAGTACTTCGTGCCGGGCAACCGCGGCCGCGGCACCTTCAGCCCGGTAGGCCAGGTGGCGGAAGTGGACGTCGCAACGCAGCTCGCCACCCGAGGGGACAAGGTGCGCTACGGCCAGCTCGAAGTCACCGCCGAGCGTATCGACGGCCCCTCCGCCCACGTCACCGTGACCGACACCGCGACCGACACCGCCTACGAGGTGATGTTGGAGCAGCGCGACGTTGATGCCGTGATGGCATCATGCGGGAAGGACCCGAAGCCCGGCAAGAGCTGGGTCGTCGCTAGTCGCTCCTAG
- a CDS encoding methionine ABC transporter ATP-binding protein gives MTKTGTRVEFRDVSKVFTTGGREVVAVDNVSLTVEPGEILGVIGYSGAGKSTLVRLINGLDMPTSGELLLDGTNIVGKSEKRLREVRRNVGMIFQQFNLFSSRTAAGNIEYPLQLAGLGKQERRARVEELLEFVGLSDRGKNYPEQLSGGQKQRVGIARALATNPSLLLADEATSALDPETTHEVLELLRRVNAELGITIVVITHEMDVIRAIADKVAVMEAGKVVEYGSVYEVFSDPKTKVAQRFVSTSLRNTPDKHEELELLNAAPGRLFTVDLTEHSGFFGAAEKARQRGVSIQPVHAGITTLQEHSFGKMTVRLSGDDEAINEFLHTLQGTTDIQEIRR, from the coding sequence GTGACGAAAACCGGCACCCGGGTTGAGTTCCGGGACGTATCGAAAGTCTTTACAACGGGTGGGCGCGAGGTTGTGGCCGTCGACAATGTGTCGCTGACGGTCGAGCCTGGTGAGATCCTTGGAGTGATCGGCTACTCCGGCGCTGGCAAGTCCACGCTGGTGCGGCTGATCAACGGGCTCGACATGCCTACCAGCGGCGAACTCCTCCTCGACGGCACCAACATCGTCGGCAAGAGCGAGAAGCGCCTGCGGGAAGTGCGCCGAAACGTTGGGATGATTTTCCAGCAGTTCAACCTGTTCTCTTCCCGAACTGCGGCGGGCAACATTGAGTACCCGCTGCAGCTTGCCGGTTTGGGCAAGCAGGAGCGCCGGGCGCGCGTCGAGGAGCTCCTCGAGTTCGTCGGCCTGTCGGATCGTGGCAAGAACTACCCCGAGCAGCTTTCGGGTGGTCAGAAGCAGCGCGTGGGCATCGCTCGTGCGCTCGCCACGAATCCCTCGCTCTTGCTTGCCGACGAAGCCACCTCCGCCCTCGACCCCGAGACCACCCACGAGGTGCTCGAGTTGCTGCGCCGCGTCAACGCGGAGCTCGGCATCACGATCGTGGTGATTACCCACGAGATGGACGTGATCCGCGCGATTGCGGACAAGGTCGCCGTGATGGAGGCCGGCAAGGTCGTCGAGTATGGCTCCGTCTACGAGGTGTTCTCGGACCCGAAGACGAAGGTCGCGCAGCGCTTCGTATCGACGTCGCTTCGCAACACCCCAGACAAGCACGAGGAGCTCGAGTTGCTGAACGCGGCGCCTGGGCGCCTCTTCACCGTCGACCTGACCGAACACTCGGGATTCTTCGGCGCGGCGGAGAAGGCACGCCAACGCGGCGTGTCGATTCAGCCGGTGCACGCGGGTATTACGACCCTGCAGGAGCACTCCTTCGGCAAGATGACGGTTCGCCTCAGCGGTGACGACGAAGCGATTAACGAGTTTCTGCACACGCTGCAGGGCACCACAGATATTCAGGAGATACGTCGATGA
- a CDS encoding AMIN-like domain-containing (lipo)protein, with the protein MFPLPKFAVAALTPCIAGAVLAGCVSSPAQDQAATRVGSMLAAPSTTQLRPLGTANASPKTQRPSAPTQLAVAGVRVGTHEGFDRVVVDLVGEGKPGWFVDYTSTPMQEITGKPLKVTGNAFLNINIDGTVYPYELGLDADQIKVDTPAETGNIIDVVNAGTYEGRSRVVVGLRSDLPYSVQILEHPLRLVVDIVQS; encoded by the coding sequence GTGTTTCCCTTACCGAAGTTCGCCGTTGCGGCGCTGACGCCCTGTATTGCTGGCGCCGTGCTCGCTGGGTGCGTGTCCTCTCCTGCTCAGGACCAGGCCGCGACCCGCGTCGGCTCGATGCTTGCTGCGCCATCAACGACGCAGCTTCGCCCGCTCGGTACCGCGAACGCGAGCCCGAAGACTCAGCGGCCTTCCGCGCCTACTCAGCTCGCCGTGGCTGGCGTGCGTGTGGGCACCCACGAGGGGTTCGACCGCGTTGTCGTGGACCTCGTCGGCGAGGGCAAGCCGGGCTGGTTCGTGGATTACACCTCCACCCCGATGCAGGAGATCACCGGCAAACCACTGAAGGTGACCGGCAACGCGTTCCTCAATATCAACATCGACGGCACCGTCTACCCCTACGAACTTGGCCTGGACGCGGACCAGATCAAGGTGGATACCCCGGCAGAGACCGGCAACATTATCGACGTCGTCAACGCCGGCACCTACGAGGGTCGCAGCCGCGTGGTCGTAGGGTTGCGCTCCGACTTGCCGTATTCGGTGCAGATTCTGGAACACCCGCTGCGCCTGGTCGTCGACATCGTGCAGTCCTAA
- a CDS encoding HAD family hydrolase, with protein sequence MKIAAFDFDGTLHHPTDTDTGEHGFDPADMAAIQAWRDAGHIAISATGRSRTALEFGMRHCPIRFDYQVLSNGGSATTGDNERLLYSHLVDPEIVEQVVTHFADTDGVAVFGTTIGHVDGEFSNNTQARSSFTVNFDRMTTADIPHHEFAVVPLWIPNDEDLRAEVYEWTRALPHVSVAQNQDFIDIMAPGRTKGAGIQDLLQLLDVPREDIELYTFGDSWNDLSMHEIADHSHSFRHSPAEVQQRTDHVINRVADVLPSYI encoded by the coding sequence ATGAAAATCGCAGCGTTTGATTTTGATGGCACCCTTCATCATCCCACGGACACTGACACGGGCGAGCACGGCTTCGACCCGGCCGACATGGCCGCGATCCAGGCCTGGCGCGACGCCGGGCACATCGCCATTTCTGCCACCGGACGCTCGCGCACCGCGCTCGAGTTCGGAATGCGCCACTGCCCCATCCGCTTCGACTACCAGGTGCTCTCGAACGGTGGCTCCGCAACCACCGGCGACAACGAGCGCCTGCTCTACTCACACCTTGTAGACCCGGAGATCGTCGAACAGGTGGTCACGCACTTCGCTGACACGGATGGGGTGGCGGTGTTCGGCACCACGATCGGCCACGTCGATGGTGAGTTCAGCAACAACACCCAGGCTCGCAGTAGCTTTACCGTCAACTTCGACAGGATGACCACGGCCGACATTCCCCACCACGAGTTCGCCGTCGTCCCCTTGTGGATCCCGAACGACGAAGACCTGCGCGCGGAAGTCTACGAGTGGACGCGCGCGCTGCCGCATGTGTCAGTGGCCCAGAACCAGGACTTCATCGACATCATGGCGCCGGGCCGCACGAAGGGTGCGGGCATCCAGGACCTGTTGCAGCTACTCGACGTCCCACGCGAAGACATCGAGCTGTACACCTTCGGCGACTCGTGGAATGACCTGTCCATGCACGAAATCGCAGATCACTCGCATAGCTTCCGCCACTCGCCCGCCGAGGTGCAGCAGCGCACCGACCACGTGATCAACAGGGTCGCTGACGTGCTGCCCAGCTACATCTAG
- a CDS encoding methionine ABC transporter permease: protein MNSAVNEFILAQPNWDRLGPTFVDAIGDTLWMVGITLLVGGICGLILGVFLYTTRPGGILQNSVVYWVINFAVNFFRPIPFIIMIAMLYPITLSVVGTTIGRGAATFVMCFSATFTVARIVEQNLVSIDPGMIEAARSMGAGPWTIIRTVILPEALGPLILGYTFIFIAVIDMSAMAGYIGGGGLGDFAIVYGYRQFEPQVTWAAVIVIVVIVQLAQFLGNWLSKKVMRR from the coding sequence ATGAACAGTGCTGTCAACGAATTCATTCTGGCGCAGCCGAACTGGGACCGGCTCGGCCCCACGTTCGTAGACGCCATCGGCGATACCCTTTGGATGGTGGGCATCACCCTGCTGGTCGGCGGTATCTGCGGCCTGATCCTTGGCGTGTTCTTGTACACCACCCGCCCGGGTGGCATCCTGCAGAACAGTGTCGTGTACTGGGTGATTAACTTCGCCGTGAACTTCTTCCGGCCGATCCCGTTCATCATCATGATCGCGATGCTCTACCCCATCACCCTGTCGGTGGTGGGCACCACGATTGGCCGGGGCGCAGCTACGTTTGTGATGTGTTTCTCCGCGACCTTTACCGTGGCCCGTATTGTCGAGCAGAACCTGGTATCCATCGACCCCGGCATGATTGAGGCCGCGCGTTCGATGGGCGCAGGCCCGTGGACGATCATCCGCACCGTCATCCTCCCCGAGGCGCTCGGCCCGCTGATTCTCGGCTACACGTTCATCTTCATCGCGGTGATCGATATGTCCGCGATGGCCGGCTACATCGGCGGTGGCGGCCTTGGTGACTTCGCCATCGTGTATGGCTACCGCCAGTTCGAGCCGCAGGTGACGTGGGCGGCTGTGATCGTCATCGTCGTCATCGTGCAGCTGGCGCAGTTCTTGGGCAACTGGCTGTCCAAGAAGGTGATGCGCCGCTAA
- a CDS encoding dipeptide ABC transporter ATP-binding protein: MQPLQPLLEVRGLTVAYGNQPPSAQDVSFSVAPGKLTAIVGESGSGKTTSVMATLGLLGGSARVLDGAVYFQGKDITQLSPRQWRQLRGTKIGLVPQDPNNSLNPLKPVGASIEEAMAVHGIGTAASRRARALELMEAVGIDDPQRRHGQYPHELSGGMKQRVLIAAAIAPEPQVLIADEPTSALDVTVQEKVLDVLDEMRERLNLGIVLITHDLAVAGDRADDVVIMQRGVVVEEGPAAEVLADPQEEYSQRLLADAPSLAVANAYHRPAPDGDVLVRVDHLRQEYGDFVAVNDVSFEVKRGSTHAIVGESGSGKTTTGRAISLFRDPTSGSVTIGGNVVTGVDDATRRKLRSTVQLVHQNPFSSLNPKMTVEAIVAEPVRNLTGASKREARAKAHEVLARVALDPQQFARRTPSQLSGGQRQRVAIARALVVEPELVVFDEAVSALDVTVQAQILRLLEDLQQELGLTYIFISHDLAVVRQVSDTVSVLSRGTQVEYGPTDDVFQWPRHEVTKNLIHAIPGARFRARQLGEFSV, encoded by the coding sequence ATGCAACCCCTGCAACCTTTACTTGAAGTGCGCGGCCTGACCGTCGCGTACGGCAATCAGCCGCCATCGGCGCAGGACGTGTCCTTTTCCGTCGCGCCTGGCAAACTCACTGCGATCGTGGGCGAGTCCGGCTCCGGCAAAACCACCTCGGTGATGGCGACGTTGGGCCTCCTCGGCGGATCCGCGCGGGTGTTGGACGGCGCGGTCTATTTCCAAGGCAAGGACATCACGCAGCTGTCTCCGAGGCAGTGGCGTCAGCTGCGTGGCACAAAGATTGGCTTGGTGCCGCAGGACCCGAACAATTCGCTCAACCCGCTGAAGCCCGTCGGGGCCTCGATCGAGGAAGCCATGGCGGTCCACGGTATTGGCACAGCCGCCTCCCGCCGTGCACGCGCGCTGGAGCTGATGGAGGCCGTCGGCATCGACGACCCGCAGCGCCGCCACGGCCAATACCCGCACGAGCTTTCAGGCGGGATGAAGCAGCGCGTGCTCATCGCGGCAGCCATCGCGCCCGAGCCGCAGGTACTGATCGCCGACGAGCCGACGTCGGCCCTGGATGTGACCGTGCAGGAAAAGGTGCTGGACGTGCTCGACGAGATGCGTGAGCGCCTCAACCTCGGCATCGTGCTGATCACGCACGACTTGGCGGTGGCGGGCGACCGTGCCGACGACGTGGTGATTATGCAGCGCGGCGTCGTCGTGGAGGAAGGCCCCGCCGCGGAGGTGCTCGCCGACCCGCAAGAGGAGTATTCACAGCGCTTGCTTGCCGACGCCCCTTCGCTCGCCGTCGCGAACGCCTACCACCGGCCAGCGCCGGACGGCGACGTGCTGGTGCGCGTGGATCACCTGCGCCAGGAGTATGGGGACTTCGTGGCCGTCAATGACGTCTCCTTCGAAGTGAAGCGAGGGTCCACGCACGCGATTGTGGGCGAATCCGGCTCCGGGAAGACCACGACTGGGCGGGCGATCTCCCTGTTCCGGGATCCGACGAGCGGCAGCGTCACCATCGGCGGCAACGTCGTGACCGGCGTCGACGACGCCACCCGCCGGAAGCTGCGCTCCACGGTGCAGCTGGTGCACCAGAACCCGTTTTCTTCCCTGAACCCTAAAATGACGGTGGAGGCCATCGTGGCCGAGCCGGTTCGGAACCTGACGGGGGCGTCGAAACGCGAGGCGCGCGCGAAGGCGCACGAGGTGCTGGCGCGCGTGGCGCTGGACCCGCAGCAGTTCGCGCGGCGCACCCCGTCGCAGCTTTCCGGCGGGCAGCGCCAGCGTGTCGCCATTGCGCGTGCGCTCGTGGTGGAGCCGGAGCTCGTCGTGTTCGATGAGGCGGTTTCCGCGCTCGACGTGACGGTGCAGGCGCAGATCCTCCGGCTGCTGGAGGACCTGCAGCAAGAGCTGGGCCTGACCTACATATTTATTTCCCATGATTTGGCGGTGGTGCGCCAGGTTTCGGACACGGTCAGCGTGCTCAGCCGTGGTACCCAGGTGGAGTATGGCCCGACGGACGACGTCTTCCAGTGGCCGCGCCACGAAGTGACAAAGAACCTGATCCATGCAATCCCGGGCGCGCGCTTCCGCGCCCGGCAGTTAGGAGAATTTAGTGTCTAA